The proteins below are encoded in one region of Rana temporaria chromosome 2, aRanTem1.1, whole genome shotgun sequence:
- the TMEM50B gene encoding transmembrane protein 50B: MAGFLDNFRWPQCECIDWGEKRNTIASVVAGVLFFSGWWIMIDAAVVYPTQDVLNHAFHTCGVFSTVAFFMINAVSNAQVRGDSYSDGCLGRAGARIWLFIGFMMMFGSLIASMWILFGAYVTQNINVYPGLAVFFQNALIFFSTLIYKFGRTEELWS, encoded by the exons ATGGCTGGCTTCCTGGATAATTTCCGATGgccgcagtgcgaatgcatcgacTGGGGGGAGAAGAGGAACACCATAGCCTCTGTTGTAGCCGGGGTTTTA TTTTTTTCAGGTTGGTGGATTATGATAGATGCAGCGGTGGTGTACCCTACACAGGATGTCCTGAACCACGCGTTTCACACCTGTGGTGTATTCTCTACTGTGGCATTTTTTAT GATCAACGCCGTGTCTAATGCACAGGTACGAGGAGACAGCTACAGTGATGGCTGCTTGGGAAGGGCCG GAGCTCGGATCTGGCTATTCATCGGCTTCATGATGATGTTTGGGTCACTTATCGCCTCCATGTGGATCCTTTTTGGTGCCTATGTTACACAGA ATATTAATGTCTACCCCGGACTGGCTGTGTTTTTCCAGAacgctttaatattttttag